One genomic window of Salvia miltiorrhiza cultivar Shanhuang (shh) chromosome 4, IMPLAD_Smil_shh, whole genome shotgun sequence includes the following:
- the LOC131021437 gene encoding uncharacterized protein LOC131021437 isoform X1, with protein MWTSWTGSLINYQGHNTRGCKNEKCDPPPKEKRRIGRPAKAQSEAQSSQVTGTGTSSLTNAASQANPRAPTSLPLQVRKTIAKERALARKGIGTMVTESGNIYVRGSTKQRGSIFINPKKVSELPSTQESGNDGV; from the exons ATGTGGACTTCATGGACAGGGAGCCTAATAAATTAT CAGGGGCACAACACAAGAGGATGCAAGAATGAGAAGTGTGATCCACCACCTAAAGAAAAG AGAAGAATAGGGAGACCAGCTAAAGCTCAATCAGAGGCTCAATCAAGCCAAGTAACTGGTACAGGGACTAGCTCCCTTACAAATGCAGCTTCTCAGGCTAACCCTCGAGCTCCCACATCACTCCCACTCCAAGTGAGAAAAACAATTGCAAAGGAGAGAGCACTTGCAAGGAAAGGAATTGGCACAATGGTGACAGAGTCAGGAAACATCTATGTGAGG GGTTCAACCAAACAAAGAGGTTCAATATTTATCAATCCAAAGAAGGTATCTGAGCTCCCAAGCACTCAAGAAAGTGGGAATGATGGAGTGTAA
- the LOC131021437 gene encoding uncharacterized protein LOC131021437 isoform X2 → MTCKKCWQQGHNTRGCKNEKCDPPPKEKRRIGRPAKAQSEAQSSQVTGTGTSSLTNAASQANPRAPTSLPLQVRKTIAKERALARKGIGTMVTESGNIYVRGSTKQRGSIFINPKKVSELPSTQESGNDGV, encoded by the exons ATGACATGTAAGAAGTGTTGGCAGCAGGGGCACAACACAAGAGGATGCAAGAATGAGAAGTGTGATCCACCACCTAAAGAAAAG AGAAGAATAGGGAGACCAGCTAAAGCTCAATCAGAGGCTCAATCAAGCCAAGTAACTGGTACAGGGACTAGCTCCCTTACAAATGCAGCTTCTCAGGCTAACCCTCGAGCTCCCACATCACTCCCACTCCAAGTGAGAAAAACAATTGCAAAGGAGAGAGCACTTGCAAGGAAAGGAATTGGCACAATGGTGACAGAGTCAGGAAACATCTATGTGAGG GGTTCAACCAAACAAAGAGGTTCAATATTTATCAATCCAAAGAAGGTATCTGAGCTCCCAAGCACTCAAGAAAGTGGGAATGATGGAGTGTAA